The DNA region ATAAGATTAGCCATATTGAACTCCCCATAGCTGACCCACCTTAGTACACTTGCAATTCAACTCTTCAGCATGGTACGCACATTCAAATCCATGAGAGAGTGTCTTGCCAACTTTTGTTCACATAAAGAGTGCATTATCTCTTCATGTTACCACTCGACACACTCCCAACTTTCAAGGCCTTGAGTGAGAGAAGACTAACCATTTCTTTAACTATGCACTTTGAGCAGTCATATTCACCAACACCTTGTTGATTGCTCCTTTCTCACTCCATACCTCTCCTCCAATTACTTACAGAACCCAAACCGGCTTGGGTCCCAAGTAATGATAGAATGGATGAACTAGATATCTTCTTGTCCAACAAGTAACAAGCACTTCTTTATTTTAGGACCAGGTCCCTGATGTCTTGGTTTGCTTTCAGTGTTCTCTCTGTTTCTCTGTGTTGACTGAGCTTTTTCTTTACTCAAGTCCTCAAAATGACCGGCATGATCATAATGAGTCCAACACCATTCTTCAGTTCCAGAGATATATTTCTCTTCCTTGTCATTCTCATCTTCTAATCTTGCCACCAGGGCAAAGTTAGAGTTATATCCTGAATCTTCATTATCAGTGTTCATCATGGGTGTCTCCCTTGCATCCCTACCATTTTCAGATTCATCAGAGAAGTCTTCCCAACCAGCTCAGCCAAGGTGTCGACTTTCGTTTTTGAGTTGAGCTTGTCCTCAGGGACCTGGTACTGCTCTTTTTCTTCTTTGACATTTCTGTTGCTGCTTCTTAACTTTGACAAGCCTTTAGTGATGTGCAAGATTTCAAACTCATCTCCACTTGAGTCACTTTTCTCTTCTGATTTGacatctttcttcttcatcttccttCTTTGCTTCTTGattttttcattttctcttcttaaCTCATAGATCTTGAGGTCATTGATCAGTTCATCGAGTGTTAGTTCTACCAAATCCATGGATTCAAGAATAGTGCAAGATTTCACTTCCCATGAAGTTGGCAGCGCCCACAGCAGTTTGTGAACTAAGAGATGCTCCTCAATGACTGTATCAAGGGAATGAAGTTCTTCAATGATGGAAGAGAATCTAGTGTACATATCATGAACAAACTCACTTTCCTTCATTTTGAAGAAATTATACTTTGTGGTAAGCGTCTCAATTCTGAGTTGCTTTGTTCTACCAGATTCTTCATAGACATTTTTTAGAACATCCTAGATTGCTTTTGCCGTTTTGCAGAAGGCAATGAAATTATACTCTTCAGACCCAAAACTGCGAATAAGGATTTTCTTGGCTTTGAGATCCTTTTGTATGGCTTCTTTATCAGTATCACTgagtttcttcttttcttttggatCTGTCTTTTCTTCAGCCCCACAATCCTTGACAGAAACATGAGGACCATCACAAATAATGTACCACAACTCAGGGTCCTCTATCAAGATAAAATCCCGCATCCTTGCCTTCCACCATTCATAACATTTTCCATTGAACCTTGGTGGTCTTGTGATAAATTCTCCTTTCTCTATGTTTGGTGAACTGGCCATGACGAGGATCCTTTCTAGGTATTACCCTTTTAAAaaaaacctgctctgataccaattgataaaaCCTATGAGTTTGCCCTTTTGGTGTTCACCACCTGAAAGTTCACCAAAACAGTCTAAAGGACCTGGTCCTTAAGCTGTTTTCACAGATAATGATGGAGAGTAAATAAGACAAGATATTtacatggaaaactccttgctcaagggattcaaaaccacgacctactcccacaggatttccaacttcactaaactgagcaatgttcagattacaacctattgcaacctaggaattaaactcttaattccCTTCCCTTACAATGTCCCTATTGTAAGCAACTCtcgactacctctagccaagcaAACTAATACACCTTGCCTATACCTCGacaagtgtaccactcaaaggttaAGTAGGTGAACAACCCACAAACACCTTCTGAGAAttcaaactaatacacctagactaactctaaactagtgtaccactcaaaactTGTAAAGATAAACTTCTTACAAGCAACCCCCTTTGAATTCAagcacctacaaacaacttcttaaAAGAGAAGAGTAAGTTTACAATTTATGGAACAAAGGAACAAatactcaacaacctaaggacttGAAGCATCTTCAGTTCAGGGATCTAGTCCTTTGGCTTGTTGAAACTTTGTTCTTAAGAGCACCTTGAGAGGGGTGGCGGCTGCACTTGAGAGAAATAAAATTTTCAGATTTGCAAGTGTTGGCTCAAACTAAtcccaacatgttgtatatatatggggCCAATGTATAGAGCATGTGAGAAACATGTGACCATGGATGGTAATTTTCCAAGGGCTAGTAGTTCCTAGCACACATACAGCTGTGCTGCTGCATTTCTACTAGAACAATGCAGCAGCTTTACTAGCTGTCATGTTTCGTATGGTGCTCAGGAGACCTGATCAAGGACCTGGTCGTTGGtgtgtttgtcaaatcatcaaaaccacaacatatcataactcATCATTAAGGTTAAGGTTTTTACACCAATTAGGAAACTGATGGCATGCATGGCTCGTTGGCTCACTAACATCAGTATATCTCAGTCTTCTCTTTTTGTCAAGTTTAGCTTTGTTCAATTGAAGTTGTTTCTACCAATTTCGAAACATTCATCTATCTCACAAAAACTGTAAACTTGAAGGAATGGTATATTGAGCATTATTATCACAATAACGCTACTTATTTAAGTTGTCACATCGATAACCTGGCCTTCCATCTATGCAAGAATAGGTAAAAGTAGACCTCCAGGAAACACATTTCTTAGCATAAAACTTATAAATTTACACTATTTTCAGGTCCATTTTTTTCTTTACGAATTTTTAGTTCACTTCCAAGTTCCAATGTACATTGGAAATCACTGAAGCCACATACGTATAAGTAAAACTCACAACCCCTAAAACCAAATCATTGTGCCTTACACAAGCATAGATAGACCTTAACATCCTGTGCATACGTACATGCATTTTAACTCTTCATGGCTATTTTCTTTCATTTACAtatctttttctttctcttcttcattcCTTCAAGCTGCTGCAACGGTTTTGCCATTGCTGGAAGATTCAGAGTTAGTAGCAGAGGCAAATTCAGAGTGATTGTGATGGTTTGCTGTATTTCTTGAATTAGGCTTAATAttggacttttcttttctttcgtcTTCCTTCATTTGTTCTTCCCTACACTCCATGCTACAAAATGCTGTCTCACCCCTGCATACCCATACACCAAAAATAAATGAACAAATTATATCATATAATCCATTACTATTGCTGAGATTTTTATATAGCAATAATTGTCCAGTGTGACACgaatattttttaatatataggAAAAGAAATCATTGATTAATGTTCATATAATGCAATAAAGTAATACACCAATAATGTAACAAGTCTTTCAAGAACTAAAGTTCTTTAACCGAGGTATTTTGCTACACTATTTTATTCTATTGACAAAATCTTGTCTGTTGCTATTAATTTTGACTTTTAGCAAGTCTGGTTCTCTTCTTTGCTATACAATTTGGAGGAAGGTCTCAGATTATGTTCAGTTTAGAGGTAGATTTCAGGGGCAGCGATGTTCTTTCCGTTAACAAAATATGCAGAAGAAAAGACTAAAAACAAACAAGAAAGGATTTCAATGAAATTCAACTCCAATATGCAAGTTGAAGCCATATCTTTTAGCAAATTATCTATTTTCTTCGATGTTCAAAAACAATTATtttcttcagtttttttttttttttttttggggtaaaaTACAGTGCTAAAATGATAGTAATTACTAGACGATTAAAAAAAGAGGTTTCTCGGCAGTAGATCCTTCCGCAAGAAATTTAATCTCTTTTTTCGTAATATTGTTAATTCAAAATAGGATTAACAAAATGGACTCTCTTCCACTTCGCAGATTATGAGGATATACTGAACAAAAAAGAACAGTACTCCATCCATTTCATtctgtttgattttttttattttttttttatagttacCCAAATGATATGACATATTTAAAACACATTTCAAAAGCTTATAATCACACAAATTATGAAATATTTAAcaccaatttttttaaaaactttcATCTTTTTATCAATCAAATTTTATGTCAAGTCAAATTATGACAACAAAGTAAAATCAGAATAAATTTTCAGTTTCAATAGTACTTTTGAAACCCAAATCCATGTACAGAAAATAAAAAGTGTCCAAAATTTTAACCTCAAAAGTATACCAAGaatcttttttttgtttgtaaaGACTTATACCtgtaaataaaatgaaaaaaagagtTATACCTGTACATGTAGATGTCTCGTCCAGGACCCAACCTGCGGTTACAAAGACCACAACTTCTCAAGAAACTGCTCGTCTCTCTTTTAAAACCTTCACCTGAAACTCTCTTTTGGTATCTTGGTGACACCATCAACGGCACAGAatcatattcatgttcatgataaTCATATCCACCCTTAATCTCATCAACCATATTATCTTTAGGATTATAATCAGGCGGTTCTTGTTCACTGGCAGTCCCTAAATCAAAGGTGATCCCTGTCATGCTTGTTGTTCTCCTTATCGGTGGACGTCCTCTTTTCCCTAACATCatctaaaaaaataaataaaaaaattaagaatAATAACACACCTTTGTTTTGATTCTTTTTTGTTCTTGTGAGTTATGGAGAGTGGAGTGGAGAGATATTAAAGAAGAAAATGGGAATGGTGGGAGAAATATAAAGTGAATCTGAGCCGTCTTAttccccccccttttttttttttgggtgtatAGATTTTTTCATtctccttattttttttttaatttatattccTACGTCTCaattaagtgtcttagtttaatTAGACGCgaattttaagaaataaaagatgacttgtgatttaaattaaagTTGTATCTAATTTTtaaatcttgtgattttaaatttatcatataaaatattaaaattgaaaaacttaataaatataaaaaaagtatttttatggAACACatcaaaaaagaaaagtaagacgaCATCTAAATTAAGAGGATGGAGTAAAATATAACTTTTGTTCTTCCACGTCAAGCATTTATGAAGTCGCGTAAGTCACGATGCTTTGTTTGGGGTGGAAAGGAAGCGTGACCCAAATTGATGGGGAGTTTTTTGTTTATTTAAAATATTCCTAATACTTTTACTTTCTTTTGTTTACTATGAGTAGTTTATGatacatattttaattttaaCTATAGAGAAGCATGGGTTTAAATCCATGTTTCGTCATCCGTcgtccatttaaaaaaaaaagaaaaaaaaagggtaggtttcatattaaacaacatcaaacaatacaaaaaaaaaagtggaactcaccatctccaaactcacgaagaaaaaaaaaagtggacctcatattaacaaaatcaagcaataaaaaaaaaaagtgaaccccatattaaaaaaacaaacaatgtaaaaaaaagtgcagactttgtatttgtaACAAACACTATATAATAAAGTtgtagatacggagcacaaactataatgttatattaatcgtgttttgaacatagtgtgtgtgtatatatatatatactgcaaACTAAAAATGTCTAAAaacaaaagtgcaccccatattaaaaaattaaacaatattcatgtaatttccaaagtatcccattaagtcaataatgatggattcattgccacatgcatatcaatccattagtggaagcaaatgaaattattgtacatcaAAAAACATGgatcccatattattgcttttcttcaaaaggttaagtagccaaacaatacaatttttttttatattagcctgagatctaatctagatattgaactgttgtatttgctattctgccatgtcatttatttattatgtttactaaaataaatatactaaaaatatttatattttaaaataagatagaatttaattactttttcatttttattcctacactaataaatatgaaaagagattaatgtcgtaaaaaaaaatatcaatggagaccaaataatgaataaggtaaattagtcaaattatagttctaattgacgttttcttaaaaaaccatgcaaaagacaacatgactagtaaaatgagctaaaccgagaatatttaccaaaaattaaaaaatagtatttcttcgtttaaatagaaatcAATTTCTACcttatttcgttttaaacatgtaaaattaatttaataatttgaattagaattgtccaaatcaaaatttgataaaaaataataagtattttacacctttaaattaatcgaattaaaattgaaagtatcaactgatgcttaaatattgctattgttttatctcaaagagaggaaaatagtttccttttaaacaagtcttctcttttaaaaaatattaataaatttttgccgattttgtattcgtagcaaacactaatataataaagttttagatacagagcagaaactacaatgttatattaatcgtgttttgaacatagtgtatatatgtgtgtgcgcgcgcgcgcgcgcaaaAACAGtacaaacttatgtatgtttattagcaatatatatatatatacactatccaaacacaactatatacacatagatacattataatctaaagtgttgggcccgtgcgtagcacgggcataggccgtctagtttaaaaaagaaaagcaaTGCTTCTACAGGCTTCTTTGTATGTTGGTAATGACAATTAAAGGATGAAAATCAGGCTCTGGGTAGGGGTGCTTAATGGTCGGTTCTGTCTGATTTTGTATATTATCAGTTCAATCAATCAATTGCTGGCTTATATACATGCTAAATCAATAACCAAATCAATCATATATTTATTATTGATTTTTGGTTGATCGATTACGGTCTTTAACCGTTCGTTTTCGATTTAACCAATAAAAAAGTATCCTCTAAAAAAATTTATTTTGCCTGAGTAGTCCGTAAAAGTCCCTAATCCTTTCCTGATAGTATATAAATTTGGAAGACTGTTAAAAAAAGATATGACCTTCTTTATGTTTTCTAATTCAGTTTTTCTAATTTTTCACCTTAAAATTAGACACAAGGTAAAGAGTCTTTGGCACATATGATAAGGGAAGAAGTCTTTGGAACattcttttctttaaaaaaaaaaaaaaaaaaagtcacgcAGTGCTTGGTATTCATATTGATGCTTTGACTGATTCAAACTTGCGCCAcgtaaaattaatttaaaagaGAAGTGCTTCCTAACAAGATTATTTTTATACTTAAAATTTGAACTTGAGACCTCTAATTAAAGGAGGAGGAATTTTGAGACATTGTTGGGTAACAACGAAAGTAACCTATACTAGCATGAACTCCCTAATTATCAGAGGCCTAAAATGTTTTTGTACGTTGTGGTGCTTAAAATTCAAGCATGAAATTGAATAAAGAAAAGTACAATCAGCTATATAGTACAAGCCTTTGTTTGGCTAAACACTTTTGGTGTTTGGAATAAAGTAGTGATGATGAAATTGGAAAAAGATGTGTATGTTTTGATTTGCTTTTTGGACACTCCTTAACATTTTACAAAGGAAAATGACATCAACGGTGGGTTTTGGGGAGTAGTGGGCCATAATATTAATGTGACAAATCAGTGGGTTGcgaattttccaaatttctccTTGTTTTGTGGAATTTTAGGTTTCCATAGTTTGGGGAAAAGCAGAATGTactggagaaatatagtatagGATTCTCCATCCCAGTTAATGTAAATGTATTTGATTGGATACTGAATTTTaagagatttttttaaaaaaaaattgtaatctAAGACAAGTCATAAAAATTTATGTGGTGATAAATCATACTCCACTTCATTAAGGATTAAATGAAAcatataaagttaaattgttactccctccattcatttttacttattcactatactaaaaatattttttacttttactCCGAACCGGTCAAGCAGAAATAATATGAATAGCGAGTCAGCGCTATATTTATAGATTGGAAAGAAGAAACTCTCCAAAGAGAGGCCCGAACGGAATGAAGTTTTCCTAAATGAACGAGTTGCCCTAAATGCCCCTTATTAGCTGTCGCAGGAAGTGGTGAGGGCTCAGAAAGTCactatagcaaaaaaaaaaaaaaatcacaaattgTAACTTTCAATCTCCGTAAATTATCCTTTTTTTTAGTACTAGTGAAGCAAACTCGACCAAAGGACAAGTCTGTTACTTCTTCGTTTTCGGTTGCCATTCAATCTTCACCTTTCCTGAATGAAGAAAGGGAGTGAAAGAGACGATATCAGTGCAATAGGTAAAAAGGTACGAGAAAATTGTAGTATAACAAgaacaaattaattttttttctgttttagCATTAACTACTCATTTCAAATATTTTATCAACTAATATGGATATATATTATGGTAAAACTAAGAAAAGTTTTTCAACAGAGAAGTACCTTAGAGATCATTGTTCATTGTAATAACTCTTTTTAACAAACTATCGGAAGTAGTACTCAATTTTTTCAAAACACATCACTGGGGCACAATCTTACTGGTCGTTAGGTTGGGACTATTTTGATGAGTCAATATCGTATGGTGACATAGTCAACTGGTGCAATGCCTttattgattgttgaattattttTAGACTGTCAATGAGGTTCAACTAATACTAGAgtagttattatttttattaaattcATCAATTAATATATAATAACTATATTTTTATAATTACCATATAAATGATATAattgtataaatattttttacaatTTAAGAAATAGAACTTTAAAACTCTTTCAGAAATATCATATCTATAAGAGTGAATCCCACTTTACCccctaacatttaagggttggAAAACGATACCCCCCTCACATATTGAATGGGAACAATAACTCTACTATTTAATATTTTCCGATGAGAatcttttgtattttataaagGTGAAAATCATTTACTCCCCCCAActatgctttaaaaataaaactccctcctcaactttgaacaatagacattcttcCTCCTTTATCTTAATTGACTTTTTTAAATGCCTATTTCACCCTTTACATTATCaacttttgtcttttttttttttacttctttaaaatcatgatatttttaatttttttaatttatgtattATAACAAATAAATATTATCTTGCAGTCGAAATACtaattgagtatataagttaatgatgttttataataaaataaattagcagaataaacaaaaaattaattttattaaaaataataaaaactttaatatttatttatacaagtgaaaaatggttcatcataactttataaatatatttatatgcAGGTAATGCAAAAACAGTTAAAAAATAGAGGTAGATTTTTAAAAATGATTTATTTATACTgtaaatggattttattatacaAACAATACAaaataagagagaagtgaaacttaaatatacacacatgcatttacatacatatatatacttactGCATATAATATTGAACAATCATACAAAATAGCATTAGATTTTGTTATAAATTCATAAAAGTATTGTTctacttataatgttaatgaacttaaataagAATCTGTAAATACCTAcattaaaaaattattattatatattatataaaaatgtattacataaatggaggattgaaAAAAACAAGGATGAAATAGTCATTGCATAGAATAAATgggggagaatgtctattgttcaaagtttgaggggggggggggggggggagtttgatttttaaagcaaagttgggggtgaaaatcattttcacaCTTTTAATAAAGATACTTTTTTAACAGATTTTTCAAGTAGTTGTTATACATTATTTTCAGCGGAATAGGTGAATGGGACAATAataagatatatatatttttgtatttaattctagaaagaaaaaaaaactttattaaaaaacaaaagatTCTCACTGGAAAATATTTGATAGGGGGTTATCGTTCTCATTCAATATGTGAGGGGGGTATTGTTTACTAACTCTTAAATGATAGGGGGTTAAAGTGGGATTCACTCTATCTATAACTCCACAAAAAAACATTCGCTAAGTTTGCGTCCTCGTTCAAGCTTTAAGTTTGGTCTAAGGGGTGTTCAGAAAGTGGTAGAGATGTATAACACCTAAATATCATGTTTGGAGGATTGTATGAATGTTTACGAGAGGAAATAATTTGGAACAAGCTGAAAATATTTAAGGGAAGACAACGAACTTAGCTACATATGCCTAACTTCGGATGATAACTTCTCCAGTGTATAGGGAATTGAGCTTTAAGATATATATCAAATTAAAGCCGTTGAAGTCTAATTTTCAACGCTTCAAATCGTTCGTCATTTTGATATTCCTATAAAACGTTACGAGTGTTTTACTAAAGGATGTCCTGCTAGAAAAACAAACCACAATAATTGGCGCCCTAGGGATCACGAAGCGCCATTTATAACGAACGAAACCAAAAAAGTTTGGTTCTTGAGTTCCACACGGACCGTGGTGCGGTGCCCATAGCACTAGCCAGAAAAATTGAATCAGAAAGGAGAGAATTTGTTTTCTTTCTCACAACTTTTTGTGAGATTTTGAGGAGAAAACAAGCTAGGATTCAACACTTTTCCCCAACGTAAGATTCTTGCCCCGAATttgccaaagaaaaaaaagacaCATTTGCATCATTTGACACCTTTTTACTCCTAAAACCTAGGCTTTCCACTACTGAAAAACTCCCCAAAAGTGACGAACTGCATCGGTTTTTTAATGAAAACCGATGGACTACGGGCCATCGATTTAATGAAAAAGACGGACTCTGATTTTCCATCggttatgtaaaaaaaaaaaaaactaaaaatcgacggactccatcggtttttttttttttttgtgaaaataagATAATGAAATGTattgtttaaaaaataaaaataaaataagataacgAAAAAATAACCGAACGAAGTGTGTGgaatctttttttaaaaaattatttgaaaaaacTGAAAGACGCTGTCGATTTTTCCCATTATTTTAAGTAGTTTCCACCCAAGAATAAACGGGTTCTTCAAGACCCCAAAACCCAGGGTTTGTGGAGATGTCTTTCAAGGTGAATTACGTTACTTTCTACTATTATAGTTAGCAACTTTTTATGACATAAAATGATATCTAGATTTTAAGACTGATGGAGTTTTCTGGTGGAAACAATATGAATCCATTAATGGTCAAATAAGATCTTAATTTAGGAATTGAGTCAGGGTTGAATATGCGAGTTTATTAATAGAGGACCTTGACAGTTGATTTGAGGTAAGCTGAGGTTACTACCCTAAGTTAAGGGCTTGACAAAAATATATTGACAGGAAAATACTTCATAAGAAATTGCTTGACTTTTTTCTTGAGCGTATATCTTACATTATGTTTCTTCAACCTTGTAGATAGGCTTAACTAGTTCCTTCAAAAGAAATGTTCAGGATGTAGTTCATCAAAACATAAATTCAGCTCAGCCCAACATCTATTGCAGTAGTTTGCACTTGTTCAGAATCAACTCATATAAGATACGTGTGTTCACATATAACTCGAGAGAAGTAGCCAACGTGTGTGTGCCACGCAGGCCAAGGCAAGCTACCCCACACTTACAGGTACTAACACGTATTTATTTCAGCTTGGGAGAAATGGTCAACCTCCCCAAGTGTTAGTGCCACCAAGGTCTGGGTAAAACCGTTTTCCCATTACTTGTAGAGCCTGACACATTTgtaaccctaaaaaaaaaaattgaaacaaaactaacccattaaaaaaaaaacaaattaggtTTCACACACAGATTCTAAGCGTGAAAGGGACAAAGTGTACATTTATAttttgggcctttcacgcacagaatctgtgcgtgaaactcCTCCCTAAAACCCCTGACCCAACACATgcattctcttctctttcatttcctctatcttcaccctttcaacacacttttgcactttcaaaaacatgtctcaaagttttgaaacttcaatGTTTGCTATACAACCCAATATTTGCGAATGcagttattactgtaaactaaaaacatcaaagacccaagataatGCGAGTCGCtgtttttggcgttgtaaagtgcccgaagtaagtgtttttacattttttagtgtttttttttcacgttatccatatattttactttaaaaaactgattttcttgtaatgtttataggatatgggcggttgcaaacactttcagtgggaagatagcattcacgtggataaaacggtggcggTGAAGTTTAAAAATCCACTTTTGGATAGAGATACCGTGACTTCACGTATCTCTAAAGATACCGCTAAGTTGGACTCGcaatttaagcttgtggaagctgaagaaaaaattaaatGTTTGGAGGTGTTGCTCAccgattccgaaaaaaaaaacgaattttgttgaaggctaaacttagagaggctcaacacgcgaaaatagctttg from Lycium barbarum isolate Lr01 chromosome 10, ASM1917538v2, whole genome shotgun sequence includes:
- the LOC132615300 gene encoding FCS-Like Zinc finger 5-like, yielding MMLGKRGRPPIRRTTSMTGITFDLGTASEQEPPDYNPKDNMVDEIKGGYDYHEHEYDSVPLMVSPRYQKRVSGEGFKRETSSFLRSCGLCNRRLGPGRDIYMYRGETAFCSMECREEQMKEDERKEKSNIKPNSRNTANHHNHSEFASATNSESSSNGKTVAAA